GTCTACCTTCTTTTATATGAAAAGCTTCCCACGGAGGAGGAGCTAAGGTTTTTTTGCCAGGACCTAGTCCGGCAGAGAGGGCTCCCTCCAGAAGTGTGCCAAATTTTGGAACGGCTGCCAGGTTCGGCCAATCCGATGGATATCCTTCGAACCGGCTGTTCGGCTCTGGGAGCTTTTGAACCGGAGCGGGACCCGGAAAGGGATCAGTGGAAGGTTGCCAAACGATTAGTCGCCTGTTTTCCTTCGATCCTTCTTTACTGGCATCGGTTCCACCGGGATGGCCAGAGGATTGAAACGGCAACGGGAGAACCCAGAACGGCGGCTCATTTCCTTTCTCTTCTTCGAGGGGAAAGAGAGATTTCTCCCCTCGAAGTTCGAGCGCTGGATGTGTCGCTCATCCTCTACGCAGAGCATGAGTTTAATGCCTCAACCTTTACGTGTCGGACCATCGCTTCTACCCTTTCCGATTTTTATTCTGCTGTGACCGGTGGAATTGGAGCGCTGCGTGGGCCGCTTCACGGGGGTGCCAACGAGGCAGCCATGGAGCTTATTCTTCGATTTAAAACTCCCGATGAGGCGGAGGAAGGCATTTGCCAAATGTTGCAACGCAAGGAACTGGTCATGGGATTTGGACACCGGGTGTATAAAAAGGGAGACCCGCGTTCGAGGGTGCTTAAGGAATGGGCACAAAAACTTGCCGAGCTACGGGCGGATCAAAGGCTTTTTCCAATCTGCGAGCGGATTGAAAAGGTGATGTTTCGGGAAAAACAGCTCTATCCCAACGTGGATTTCTACGGGGCGCTCACCTATTATTTTCTGGGAATCCCTATCCCCATGTTTACTCCCCTCTTTGTCATCGCGCGCGTCGCGGGCTGGTCGGCTCACATCATGGAGCAGCGGGCGCACAACCGGTTGATCCGGCCCATGGGCGAGTACGTGGGCCCCAGCCCTCGGCCTTATGTTCCCATGCACGCCCGTTCCTAGGGCAAAGGGAGCGGGAGGGTTCTGGAGCCGGATCTCGGGAAAGTAAGGACCCAGTAGTTCCCGTTTCCACCATTGACCGGTCGTTTTCCGTTCTTGCCAAGACGTAAAGGAGTAACGGTAGATCCATGCCCGGACGTAAAGCGGTGGGCTTTGAGGAAAAGGGTTTTCCGCAAACAACCGAACCACTGTGGGACTTCCCTGAAGCAAGCGAATCAAAAGCCGAACAAACCACGGGGAGTCGGTTGCTCGGGACAGGGCCGCGAACCACATCTGCCAGTCGAGTCGAGGCTGGTGGGGGGCAACCCATGGAGGTGGCTTGGTAAGCGCCTGGGGTTTCCAGCGAAAGACATAGGGTTTCCAGTTTACCCCATCGGAGCTTCCTTCCAGCTCAATTTCGTCCCTTTCTTTGGTCATCACGGCAAAGGCGCCGTACCCGTTAGCGACCCGCCAGGGTTCAATCCAGGCCAAGGGGACCGCGATCCAAGAGGGGGTCTTTTGGGGTCCCAAAAGGAAGTGGGCGGTGGCTAAAAGGCTGGCGGTTCCCAATAGGATCCCTCCCGGGAGAATAGCCAGCAGGCGCAACCGCGAAGGCCTTTCCGAGGGCGCGCTCCGCAGCGCTTCCCGGCAAGCAGAGGGGAACCATTGTTCCCCTACGCTCGGCAAACAAAGGACCAGGGCGAGCCAGTTAAAAAAGGCGTAATTACCGATGACCATCATGGCAAGCTGGAGGCTTGCGCAGCCCAAAACCCCGAAGAGTCGAGCCCTCCGACCCATCCAGAGAAGGCAGGGAGCCGCAAGTTCCGTACAAAGAACCCAAAACGTGCACATACGGTGAAACCAAAGGGGTGCTTGGGCCAAATACCAAGCAGGCGGGGTGGGAATCGGCTGGGTAAGGTAGTGATAGGAAAGGGCAGAAAGATCCCGCCAGCTGGGGTCTCCACTGGCAAGTTTTACCCAGCCGTTAAGAAAAAAGAGTCGAAAAAGAAGCCAACGCAAAAGCCATACACCCAATTTCGGGGGGGCCTCCGCATAGCGAAACCCAGGGAAAAGCCGGCAAGGAGTGGAAAGGAGGGCTACGGCGCCGCTTTCAATAAGAAGAGCATCCCATTGGAAATTAAAAAATTCCGTCCCTGCCGTAGCCAGGGAGAGGTACAAAAGCGTCACAAGCAAAAGGCAAAGGCAAGGAGCGATATTGAGAAACAAAAAGAGGCTTGCCCCGACTCCAAGCCAGCAAGCCCAGCTAAGTGCCCGGTCGTCGTGCCAAAACCAGAAGAAGGTCGGAAACAGAAAATAGCGGCGCCAGTCGCTGGTGGCCCGGAGTCCTGCAAAAACCTGCTCGCAGGGAAGGATTCCCTGGCTCCCTGCCAGCCCGCGAATTTGAACGGCGGCGGAGGCAAAGGCAATGGCAAAGACCATGGCCAGTCCCCGGTGGAATAGCCACAGGGGAAGCCTTGCCGTCTCTTCGGGTTGATAAAGGACGGCCAAACTCGGTTTCCCGTCTTCTAGCTGGAGCCACCCAAGGAAGGGTAATTTTGCAGGGCGCACAAAATGTCCTCCGCTAGCCGAGTGGGCCTAGGATGGAGATCTCGCCAAGCTAGGATATGCCCGCGAAAAAGGAAGGCCTGTCGGAGTGCCAAGCCCAAGACGACGGGGACACCAAAAGCTCGGGCGGCCTGCCGTTGGGAATCGGAAAGGAGGCGAAAGGGAAGATCCCATCTTTGGGCAAAGGCTCTTAACCGGTGAGGAGGATCGGTGCTTACTCCCAGGATCGTGATCCGGGCTTGGGCAAGCTGGGAAAATCGGTCCTTAAGATGACATGCCTGGGCTGTGCAGCCGAAAGTAAAAGCCTTCGGAAAAAAGTAGAGTAGCGTCCACCCTTCTAATGGGATGCAGGCTCGAAGATTCTGTGTGTGCCCGCTGGGGTCTTGCAAAAGGACGTCGGGAACGGTTGAGCCCACCCGAAGGGGTTGAGGGAAAAACCTACCAACCCAAAAGGCCATGCACCATTATGGCCTCTAGCTTTACCGAGAGCCAAACGAAAGGAGAGGTTTTTTGGACAACAAAGCGGAGAAGGCGCAATTTTTGCCTTCGCCTCCAATGGGACCTGTGAGCATGGATGGGCCGGGCGTTTTTCCGAGGAAATCCCTAGGCCTAAAAGGGAAACCTTCGGACCGGGCGCACGCCCATTGGAGAGAACCCAAAGAATCGTGCGGATACGCGGTCAGTTGTGGGGGAGCCTCTCTTCCCTTGACCGGCGACTTTTTCCTGGGGAGGACACCACGGGGTGGGAAAGAACGGGTCCCAAAGGAGACCCGCCGGCGCTTTCGGATCGGGAAAGAAAGGTCCTTTTGTCCGAGAAAAAATCCCCAAGGCAAGCGTTGGATCGGTTGCGAGTGGTTTCAGTTCGCCTGCAAGGGAAAGAGAAGGAGATGAGAGCTATTGACGCCTTTTTCAATCGGGTAGATCGAACGTTGACCTTTGATAGGGTGTGCCATAACGTGACAGGGTCACCCTATTGTCTGCCGTCACCGGGGGTGACCGGGAAACCGTAACGGCTCGCAGACGGGACGTAATCCCTTCTCTTTGGTCTAGAGTCCGGCAACAAGGGGGGAGGCTGGCGACGTGCATGAGTGAACGACCGGCGTGTCCGGCTGGGAACGGCCGGATGCGGCAAAGAAATGTTTCTAGGTTCTCGGCAAGGAAGTGCCAGCGATGACGCGCTACCTTACGGTAGGGAGACGTACGTGAGGCAAGTTCCATGGATACTGGTGAAACTCGCTCGCAGAAGGCTGGGTGGATCTTTCAATTGGAAAAGCTATTGCCCTTGGGCCGGGTAAGTTGCGAACCACAAGTCCTTGCGGAACACGGGACGGATGCGTGGCTGGCCCGTGCGTTACCGGAGGCGGTGGTTTTCCCTCGGACGGTAGAGGAGGTGTCGGCCGTTCTCCGGTTTGCTTGGGAAAGAGACATTCCGGTAACGGCGCGGGGCGCAGGTAGGGGATATGTCGGAGGGTGTGTCCCGGTTCGTGGTGGCATCGTCTTGTCCGTTGCGTACATGAACCGGATCCGAGAAATCGATCCGGTCGATGGAGTTGCCGTGGTGGAACCCGGGGTGATTACAGGAAAGCTAGCGCAAGAAGCTCGCCGGCTGGGCTATTTCTATCCCCCGGATCCGGCAAGCCTTCACGAGTCATCGATCGGGGGCAATATCGCGACCAATGCTGGGGGGGCCCGCTCGCTCAAGTACGGCGTTACCAAACATTACGTTTTGGGATTGGAGGTCGTTCTCGCGGAAGGGACCATTGTCCGGGTGGGATCACGAACTCACAAAAATAAAACCGGGTTTGATCTCGTAAGCCTGTTCGTGGGTTCCGAGGGTCTTTTAGGGGTGGTCACCGAGGCAACCTTGCGCCTTATTCCCCATCCCCCGGCTCGCGCCGTGATTGCGGCCGGGTTTGAGGCAATCGAGAGGGCCGCGGCTGCGGTGGAAAACATTCTTACTTCCGGGCTGCTTCCTTCGGCTCTGGAGATTGCCGATCGTTTCACGGTGGAAGCGGCCCGCCATTACCTAACCGATGTATCCCTTCCCCCCGGGCAAGCGCATCTTTTGGTAGAAGTTGACGGCGGACCGCAAGCCGTGCGAGAAGAGGGGGAGCGTGTGAGCCAAATTCTTTTGGAGGCTGGCGCGATTGCGGTGGAAAGTGCCTGGGAGGAAGACTCCTGTGAACGATTGTGGTCCACGCGCCGGAGTTTTTCCCGTGCGCTCTCTCACCAGGGGCTTCTAAAGTTAAATGAGGATGTGACCGTGCCACGGAGCCGGCTGGTGGATCTTTTTTCCTTTGTATCGGAGCTTGCCCGGCGGTGGGGCATCCCCATTGCTGCTTTTGGGCATGCGGGGGATGGGAACATCCATGTCAATCTTATGGTGAACCCCAATCAAGAGGAGGAGAAGACACGGGCGCAGCGGGCGCTGGATGAGCTTTTTGCACAGGTTCTTGGGTGGGGCGGGGTTCTTACGGGCGAACACGGGATTGGGCTTGCCAAACTTTCCTGGTGGCCTCAGGCGGTCTCCGAGCCCGTGCGGGAGATTCATCGCAAAATCAAACGGGCCCTGGATCCAAAGGGGATGCTCAATCC
This genomic interval from Candidatus Methylacidithermus pantelleriae contains the following:
- a CDS encoding citrate/2-methylcitrate synthase, which produces MAPSSKASGLAGVVAGETAISAVDREGLDLTYRGYSIRDLASQATFEEVVYLLLYEKLPTEEELRFFCQDLVRQRGLPPEVCQILERLPGSANPMDILRTGCSALGAFEPERDPERDQWKVAKRLVACFPSILLYWHRFHRDGQRIETATGEPRTAAHFLSLLRGEREISPLEVRALDVSLILYAEHEFNASTFTCRTIASTLSDFYSAVTGGIGALRGPLHGGANEAAMELILRFKTPDEAEEGICQMLQRKELVMGFGHRVYKKGDPRSRVLKEWAQKLAELRADQRLFPICERIEKVMFREKQLYPNVDFYGALTYYFLGIPIPMFTPLFVIARVAGWSAHIMEQRAHNRLIRPMGEYVGPSPRPYVPMHARS
- a CDS encoding peroxiredoxin, translating into MAFWVGRFFPQPLRVGSTVPDVLLQDPSGHTQNLRACIPLEGWTLLYFFPKAFTFGCTAQACHLKDRFSQLAQARITILGVSTDPPHRLRAFAQRWDLPFRLLSDSQRQAARAFGVPVVLGLALRQAFLFRGHILAWRDLHPRPTRLAEDILCALQNYPSLGGSS
- a CDS encoding FAD-binding oxidoreductase, which translates into the protein MDTGETRSQKAGWIFQLEKLLPLGRVSCEPQVLAEHGTDAWLARALPEAVVFPRTVEEVSAVLRFAWERDIPVTARGAGRGYVGGCVPVRGGIVLSVAYMNRIREIDPVDGVAVVEPGVITGKLAQEARRLGYFYPPDPASLHESSIGGNIATNAGGARSLKYGVTKHYVLGLEVVLAEGTIVRVGSRTHKNKTGFDLVSLFVGSEGLLGVVTEATLRLIPHPPARAVIAAGFEAIERAAAAVENILTSGLLPSALEIADRFTVEAARHYLTDVSLPPGQAHLLVEVDGGPQAVREEGERVSQILLEAGAIAVESAWEEDSCERLWSTRRSFSRALSHQGLLKLNEDVTVPRSRLVDLFSFVSELARRWGIPIAAFGHAGDGNIHVNLMVNPNQEEEKTRAQRALDELFAQVLGWGGVLTGEHGIGLAKLSWWPQAVSEPVREIHRKIKRALDPKGMLNPGKFV